In Pseudemcibacter aquimaris, the sequence ACAACTTTCAACCACGGAAGCAACAAAAGAAAAACGATAGAAAACCGTAAAAGACCAAACAAATATGGATCAAGTTGCATCAAGCCAATTTTCATAACGGCAAAATTGACGCCCCATATAAAACATACAAACAAGGCAAATAGTGCATATCTTATTTGCATGATTATTCCTTACTTTATGTTCCGTATTTTACATATCTTGTCATATGCATCGTTGATGGCAGTCATTTTTTCATTGGCAACATCAATCAATTCTTCCGGCACGCCTTGCGCCATCAATAAATCAGGGTGATGTTCTTTAATTTGTTTACGGTATGCTGATTTTATCTCTTTATCCGATGCATCATGACTTACACCTAAAACGGTATATGGGTCGCTTTCATCCGGGCCCATATGACTTTCTTTAATGCGGGCAAATTCATTTTCAGGGAACCTGAATATACGTGCCACTTCATGCAGATAATCCATTTCCGCCGGATGCATCACCCCATCCGCCATCGCAATATGGAAAAGCAAATCTATAACTTGCTCTAGCACCGCCGGTTGGTTATGAAATTGGCGGTATAATTGTGTCGCGTATCCTTCGAAACCGGCAACTTCCTTTTTTGCCATATCGAAAAACCAACCAACACGTTTTACTTCGCTTTGGGGAACATGGAATGCTTTTTTAAAGACATTAATCTCATCACGGGTGACGACACCGTCCGCTTTTGCCATTTTGGCGCATAAGGCAATAAAACCAGCTGCGAATACCGCTTGTTCGGTTGATGCACCCACAGCACTTTTGGATGCTTTACCCGCGTAATGCACCGCCGCAGCGCCCAGCAATGCCCCAATAGGACCGCCAAGGGCCATACCGGCCGCACCGCCAATAATCGTTCCCCATATGGACATAAATTTTCCTTAAATGAAATTAATTAAATATGTTCTGAATTCATCAAGTCATATAAATGATCATTATTCAACAAAAAACAAGATGCGAACATAAAGTCATTTCTGCCGCTCTTTAAATTTTGGCTAATTTTTGCTATAATGGGCTATTGGGGCACCCAAAATCACCCGACGTTTTATTGCGAAAGGAATAACCATGCCCCGTATATTCAAATCAATTGCCCAAGAAAATGCCAATTACAATTTTGCCACGATGGATTTTTTCGATCTATCTTATGCGGATTTTATTGCTATATCACTAGAATATTCGGGAAATGCCAGGGGTGGAAACGGCAATGGACGCGGTGGTGGGAATGGTGGCAATGACGGAAATGATGGCAGTTCATCAGAACCACTATATACATACATCAGTAATATTACCGGATCCGATTACAATATTGAAATCCAGTTTACCGGTGATGGATGGGGTGATATTGTCACCTCACCTTTTGTAGAAGCATTCGAAGCCGCAGCGGATTTCCTTAGTTCCTTTATTGTCGGAGATAGACCGGATTACATATCTGCGGATGATCCGAATAATTTCTTTAACCAGGATATTGATGACATGCTGATCGAAGCGAGCCTCATCAGTATCGATGGATCAGGGGGCGTTTTGGGGCGCGCGGGACCAACCCATATTATCAAAGAAACAGGCCAGGATGATTCAGAAGCTCTGCCATTTGCCGGTATCATGGAATTTGATGTTGCCGATGCTGGTGATTATTTAGCTATAGATTTATGGGACGACATTGTTCTTCATGAAATGTTCCATTCCATTGGTCTTGGCACCATGTGGGAACATACTGGTGTTGTTGATGTTTATATCGATGATATGGGCACCAAAAGACCCGTTGATGATGTCATGACATATGATTATTTAGGACAATATGCCACCCAATATAATGATGGAAGTGAACCCATAATTGAAACAGATGGCGGTTCCGGCACAGCAGGTGGTCACTGGGACGAAGAAACATATGATAATGAACTGATGACAGGATATATCAATGATGTGAATTATTTATCACAAATGTCCCTCGCATCCCTTGCCGACCTTGGATATGATGTTAAGTGGGATGCTACCGTCTTTACGGAACTTGTATAAAACACATCTATCCAGACTAATAAATATTTGCTATCAGATGCGGGTTACAGAATTAATTTTAATGTAACCCGTTATTTTTATAGGGAATATTATGGATAATAAATGGCAGTTTTGGATCGATCGCGGTGGAACATTTACCGATGTTGTTGCCCGTGACCCAGATGGGGATATCAAAACCCATAAATTATTATCCGAAAACCCGGATCAATATCATGATGCAGCATTAGAAGCCATTCGCCGCCTGATGGGAACATCATCCAATACGCCCATCAAACATTCAGAAATTGCATCCGTAAAAATGGGCACCACCGTTGCAACCAATGCATTATTGGAACGCAAAGGGGATAGAACATTACTACTGATCACCAAAGGGTTTCGTGACGCATTAAAAATTGGGTATCAGGCAAGACCCCGCCTTTTCGATTTAAATGTCATTTTACCGGAACAACTTTATGAACGCGTGATCGAGGTCGAAGAACGTATCGGCCCCAACGGTGCATTAATCACCCCGCTTGATGTAGAAACTGTGCGCCCTGACCTCGAGCAAGCCTTAAAGGACGGCATCACATCTGTCGCCATCGTTTGCATGCATGGTTACAGATACACTGACCATGAAGCCAAGCTATCACACCTTGCACGAGAAGTCGGTTTCCCGCAAATTTCAACCAGCCATGAAACCAGCCCGCTCATGAAATTGGTTGGGCGTGGTGACACAACCGTGGTCGATGCTTACCTAAGCCCAATTTTAAGGCGTTATATCGACCGCGTTCAAAGTGAACTTGGTGAAGTGCCATTATATTTCATGCAATCAAATGGCGGACTTGCTGGCGCAGACCATTTTCAAGGAAAAGATGCCATTCTATCCGGCCCAGCTGGCGGGATTGTTGGGGCGGTGAAAACGGCCGCTTTATCAGGTTATGAAAAACTGATCGGTTTTGACATGGGTGGCACATCAACGGATGTCAGCCATTATGACGGCGAATATGAACGCAGTTATGAAACGGTGGTTGCGGGCGTTCGCATGCGAGTTCCCATGATGAATATTCACACGGTGGCTGCCGGCGGCGGTTCAATTCTTGAATTTGATGGCAGCCGTTACCGTGTTGGGCCGGATAGCGCGGGTGCAGCACCCGGCCCGGCAAGTTACCGAAATGGTGGTTCGCTTACGGTTACCGATTGTAATGTTCAACTTGGGTTTATTAATACCGATTATTTCCCGAAGTCCTTTGGCCCAAGTGCAAACCTGCCGCTTAATAAAGATATCGTTTCAGAAAAATTTGAAATCCTTCGCGACCAGATCAACAAATCAGAAGAAGTAGAAAATATCGCAGAAGGGTTTCTCGATATCGCCATCGAAAATATGGCGGCGGCCATTAAAAAAATATCCACTGAAAAAGGATATGATGTTCGTGATTATACATTGGTCAGTTTTGGTGGGGCTGGCGGACAACATGCCTGTAAAATTGCCGATAATTTGGGCATCAAACGTATTTTCCTGCACCCCTTTGCTGGTGTTTTAAGTGCTTTTGGCATGGGGCTTGCGGATCTTCGTAGTATTCGTGAAGAAACATTGGAAATTTCATTAAATGCTGATGTTCAAACAACATTAAATGAAATTCACACACGTCTTTTACAAGAAACCAATGCGTCACTTGCTGCGCAAAAAGTAACTGATATAAATCATATAGCAAAAGCGCACATCAAATATAAAGGCAGCGATAGCACCCTGGAAGTTGATATTAATTCGCCAGATATTATGAAGTCAGATTTTGAAATATTCCATCAACAGCAATTTGGTTTTATTTCCACTGATAAAGAATTGATCATCGAAAAAATACATGTTGAATCATATGGTGGCGCGGGTGATGTTAAATTAAAAATCCCACAAGCAAGCAATGAATTTACCAAAGAGAAAACAAAAATTTTCCGCCACGGAAAATGGCAGGATGCAACCATTATCCACCGAAATGACCTGGGTAACCATATAAACGATATCAAGGGCCCAGCCATTATCCGTGAAGATCACGGCACAAATTATCTGGAATTGGGTTGGCGCGCTTTTAATGATGACCAAAACAATCTGATTTTTGAACGTGTTGATGAAATGGAAAGGCGCCACGCAATCGGCACCACTGTCGATCCGGTGCAGCTCGAAATTTTCAATAACCTGTTTATGTCCATCGCTGAACAAATGGGTGCTGTGCTCGAAAATGTTGCCCA encodes:
- a CDS encoding TerB family tellurite resistance protein, giving the protein MSIWGTIIGGAAGMALGGPIGALLGAAAVHYAGKASKSAVGASTEQAVFAAGFIALCAKMAKADGVVTRDEINVFKKAFHVPQSEVKRVGWFFDMAKKEVAGFEGYATQLYRQFHNQPAVLEQVIDLLFHIAMADGVMHPAEMDYLHEVARIFRFPENEFARIKESHMGPDESDPYTVLGVSHDASDKEIKSAYRKQIKEHHPDLLMAQGVPEELIDVANEKMTAINDAYDKICKIRNIK
- a CDS encoding leishmanolysin, translated to MPRIFKSIAQENANYNFATMDFFDLSYADFIAISLEYSGNARGGNGNGRGGGNGGNDGNDGSSSEPLYTYISNITGSDYNIEIQFTGDGWGDIVTSPFVEAFEAAADFLSSFIVGDRPDYISADDPNNFFNQDIDDMLIEASLISIDGSGGVLGRAGPTHIIKETGQDDSEALPFAGIMEFDVADAGDYLAIDLWDDIVLHEMFHSIGLGTMWEHTGVVDVYIDDMGTKRPVDDVMTYDYLGQYATQYNDGSEPIIETDGGSGTAGGHWDEETYDNELMTGYINDVNYLSQMSLASLADLGYDVKWDATVFTELV
- a CDS encoding hydantoinase B/oxoprolinase family protein; the encoded protein is MDNKWQFWIDRGGTFTDVVARDPDGDIKTHKLLSENPDQYHDAALEAIRRLMGTSSNTPIKHSEIASVKMGTTVATNALLERKGDRTLLLITKGFRDALKIGYQARPRLFDLNVILPEQLYERVIEVEERIGPNGALITPLDVETVRPDLEQALKDGITSVAIVCMHGYRYTDHEAKLSHLAREVGFPQISTSHETSPLMKLVGRGDTTVVDAYLSPILRRYIDRVQSELGEVPLYFMQSNGGLAGADHFQGKDAILSGPAGGIVGAVKTAALSGYEKLIGFDMGGTSTDVSHYDGEYERSYETVVAGVRMRVPMMNIHTVAAGGGSILEFDGSRYRVGPDSAGAAPGPASYRNGGSLTVTDCNVQLGFINTDYFPKSFGPSANLPLNKDIVSEKFEILRDQINKSEEVENIAEGFLDIAIENMAAAIKKISTEKGYDVRDYTLVSFGGAGGQHACKIADNLGIKRIFLHPFAGVLSAFGMGLADLRSIREETLEISLNADVQTTLNEIHTRLLQETNASLAAQKVTDINHIAKAHIKYKGSDSTLEVDINSPDIMKSDFEIFHQQQFGFISTDKELIIEKIHVESYGGAGDVKLKIPQASNEFTKEKTKIFRHGKWQDATIIHRNDLGNHINDIKGPAIIREDHGTNYLELGWRAFNDDQNNLIFERVDEMERRHAIGTTVDPVQLEIFNNLFMSIAEQMGAVLENVAHSVNMKERLDFSCALFDGDGNLVANAPHMPVHLGSMGRSIKTVIDNRKDTMKRGDVYMLNDPYNGGTHLPDITIISPWFNDGDNNPSFYVATRGHHADIGGITPGSMPPMSKHIDEEGILFNDFLLMQDGKFLEQELKAALLLGPYPARNPEQNIADLKGQIAANEKGLNELTRISNHYGTETVLAYMDHVQNNAEEAVRRVIHKLSNAEYEYPFDNGAVIKVKVTIDQETRSATLDFTGTSAELDNNFNAPLAICHAAVLYVFRCMVDDDIPLNQGCLKPVKIIVPEKTFLNPSHPRAVVAGNVETSQAIVNCLFLAFGAMAASQGTMNNFTFGDDALQYYETVAGGMGATANGNGADAIQTHMTNSRLTDPEVLEWRYPVLLRNFKIRADSGGKGKHNGGNGVERRIEFLKNMQAAIISNNRLNAPMGLKGGQDAMCGENSILRENGTHETLSSSEETTMLKGDVFIIKTPGGGGYGKS